In Trichomycterus rosablanca isolate fTriRos1 chromosome 5, fTriRos1.hap1, whole genome shotgun sequence, the sequence ggacactacccacagggcgctgttggctggatatttttgattggtggactattctcagtccagcagtgacagtgaggtgtttaaaaactccagcagcgctgctgtttcttatctactcataccagcacaacacacactgggaaagtcctgaccattgaagaacagcatgaaagggggctaacaaagcatgcagagaaacagatggactacagtcagtaattgtaggactacaaagtgcttctatatggtaagtgaggccgataaaatagacaatgtgtgtagaaacaaggaggtggtgatACATGTGATTGCTCAagtgctgtttttctttttgacatTTCATTTGTACACAGAGAACAGCGCTCACTCTTGTTTAAACACAGACCAAATAACTCAAAAAATTGTTGTTGGTTTAGCAGCGTCATCAGAATTCATGTCCACATTTAAATCGATTTCTTTGTTTGCATAGATGGCCTGTGTGTGTATTACCGAGATAACGAGGGAAGATGTTTCGAACTGGCATGGGGATCTTGACATTTCCTCTTGTCCCTAAGCCAAGCTGACCCTGAGCATTACACCCAAAGGCATACAGCAGACCGGTGGAGGGTACAAAAGCCAAGGTGTGGTTCCTAAAACAGACACACCCACAAGTATGTGGTCAAACTGCTCTTATCTCATTTTATTCCTCTCTAATGACTGACAGTTTACATTATAGTAGTACTTAGGAACTGATactaaataaaactataaaagaATTTACACTCTGAGTCAGTTTGAAAACCTACTGAGCTGTcctgctgtctactgcctacctaggtagatgtctaagtagagaggattctaataagacatccagctcataaggcagattatttagacgctctacttagacagtgattatgtcaccgcagttttagcttactaattAAAACTGATGGGCTGAGGCAGCACGACCTGCTAGCATGCCGGCTgacgtctccctctgtgtaccgaaaacggttcaactgtccctgacgagcctgaatttgcaaataaacgacacttgtgctcctttatacaaattacaattcaacaaggatttatttacatttcaaaagAACTCCGctggttgctccacattcgtccaccatatttgtcattttttgtgagaaaagtcgtgccgcactgaatgctgggatcacCTTCACTGGTAAGGAAGCATCGGTCGCTCCCTCATCAATAAGGCACCTCATAAGGCAGCATTTTTTATTAtcgaattaatgtgtttcagccacaacaactgataataagtgtaataaatcaattaagttTAGTGAAGGCCCCTTActatttcagcatgactgtgcccttgtgcaCTTAGCAAACTAAAAAAACTCTAGTCTTGACCCCATAATGGGcataatgggcacaaattcccatagacatacttCATGCTTCTAAGaagccttgtgagaagccttcttaaaAAAGTGACTGTTATAGATAAAAAATGTATAACTACTAGCGGTCATATGTTGCTCATGTAATAGCTTCCACATGTTCCTGCTGTCttatgaaagactttataagacaTGTGAATTAAAACActaaaggaaataaataaaggcTTCATCATACAAACTTATCACACTGGGTTGAATCTCTACTTGAAAGTATAGGTCGCTTAGCTTACCTGCCACATGCAATTTGGGATACCTCTGTGCCCATAAGCTCCAGAACCCTGCGTGGCAGAGGCTCATTATTGATGGAGTCATGGCCCAGTTGTCCTCTTGACCCATTTCCAAATGTAAACAAGCCTCCGTCCTGCACAAACGCAGAGCAGcatttaatgaaaataataacactgatactAATACAACATGCAGGTAATTAACATTTAACATATTATTTAAACCAAATttaaaataagttgggacagtgggtaaaGTGCACAAACAGTGAGCAGCCTTTTAATAAACTGAAAGCAAATAttgatcaaaatattttgaaggCTGGAGGTAATGCGGTACCTTGGTCAGGGCGGCTGTGTGCTCCTCCCCACAGCTGATGTAGACCACCTTCTGGGAGCGCAGGAATTTGATGTGGCAGGGAACAGCCCGATCTTAAAACAAAACCAAGAAAGCAGTGCGTGAAACGGGTGTGCATACAGTAACACtagtcttatttatttatttgtttgtttattaggattttaacgtcatgttttacactttggttacattcatgacaggaacggtagttactggttacacaacattcatcagttcacaaggttatatcgaacacagtcatggacaattttgtatcttcagttcacctcacttgcacgtctttgggctgtgggaggaaaccggagcacccggagtaaacccacgcagacacggggagaacatgcaaacttcacacagaaaggacccggaccgccccacctggggatcgaacccaggaccttcttgctgtgaggcgacagtgctacccaccaagccactgttcCGCCCCACTAGTCTTAAAGATGTCCCAGATGTGGATAGTCCGTGGATAATTGGCGTTTTACGTTTACTTTAAAAGCTAATTAGCAAGCTAACCTAAAAGTTAAACAGTAAATTTAAACTTCACAACCATTCTTATCTAAAAGCCCTTAGTGAGCTCCGGGTTCGATTCTCAGCAGtactatcagccagccaggtgTCAGACATGAATGGCCatgccctgtgtattctgacatctttctatcagaaccagcattaacttcttcacttcagcagtttgagctacagtagctcgtctgttggatcggaccacacgggccagccttcgctccccacgtacatcagtgagccttggccgcccatgaccctgtcgcggtttaccactgttccttccttggacgacttttgatagattctgaccactgcagaccgggacacaccccacaagagctgcaggtttggagatgctctgacccagtcgtctagccgtcacaatttggccctcgtcagactcgctcagattctcacgctcgtccatttttcctgcttcttacatcaactttgaggataaaatgttcacttactgtctaatatatccccccccccgcccactaacaggtgccgtgatgaagagatgatcagtgttattcacgtcacctgtcagtggtcataatgttatgcctcgtctgtGTATATTACAGCTACATGACGGACTGTTACcagtaaaaaatgaactgacaAAACGTGCATTCCTGCTGACGTGATGAATGTTTCCTAAATCATACCTGTATCCTTATTAATGGTGTCCAAAAATACCTTCTTCATCGTTGAGCCCCAGCTGTCCTGCACTGTTCCTGCCCCAGGCAAAAACGGCCCCGGACAGAGACAGGGCAAAACTGTGGTCTCCTCCAGCGCTGATCTGAGCCAATGGGATCCCACTAAGAGACTTTAGGGGCTGAGGAGACAGAGAGTTCGGCTCCCCCTTTCCCAATCCAAGCTGACCACTTGAGTTCTGACCCCATGTGAAGAGCTGACCATCTGAGAAAGAAGcacaaatcagtgattggacatattattattattgtattttaggattttaatgtcatgttttacacactttggttacattcatgacagcacaggtagctactggttacacaagattcatcagttcaagtttaatatcaaacacagtcacggacaattttgtatctccaattgacctcacttgcacgtctttgtaccctgggaggaaactggagctcccagaggaaacccatgcagacacggggagaacatgcaaacagaaaggacccggaccgcttcacttgagaatcgaacccaggaccttcttgtcgtgaggcgacagtgctacccaccgagaggTCCTTGCGACGAGATATACAGTGGATCTAGTCCAGACCTAGAGTGCACATGCTAGTCTGACCACAAATGATTCATGTGGCGGTCTGTAAATTTGTCAACCTGTCACATTCATGTGATTCAAAATCGAGCGGCTCTAATGGTGCAATACAGTAATAAAGAAGACGTGTGGACTCACCTTTAGAGAGCGCTATGCAGTGCTGGTTGCCGCACATGACTTGTGAAATACGATGCTCGCacagtttttttattaaccTGTACACAAGACAACACGTTAAAGCATTTCCTCACAAGCCTTGCACAGTTAAAATCACTGCTGGAAGCCAAACACCtattacaagggatcttcaaaaagtttccgcactgtTATATTCTGGTTGTAAACTGTGAGGGAGAgagtagttatttatttattaggattttaacgtcatgttttaaacactaccaacaatggtagttactcgttacacaaggttcatcagttcacaaggttatatcgaacacagtcatggacaatttagtgtctccaattcacctcaccggaacaccaggaggaaacctacacagacacgaagagaacatgctccacacaggacggacccaggaccttcttgctgtgaggcgacagtgctacccacttagccaccgtgccgccctgggtgggaggaggagaaatcggtcgtgtctgagagacgcttatagtctggatttagctccatctgatttccacctttttggacactcagggaagctttaaggggaagaagatttatcAGTGGCCagcttaataaatagagtttaaaaaaagtgtgaaaccttttgaagaaccctcgtattaaCTGTATGAGAAGCCTGCACCCAGATAAGATGATCCTGTGATCTGAATGCATTTATGCATTTCTAAGTGAATCAGCAGTGCTGACACACACATAGCtgattaagaaataaaaaaaataaatgcagcCTAAGTCATTGCAtgtgtgatgtttgtttgttcttaTAACACCATGTTCTCATATTTATGAGATTTATGGCTGgaatctgtgttttatgctagtTTTTTTATGCTGGTCTTGTATTATATCAttgctgtccgatgaaaaacacgtatctccacttttagcagtttttacttttttacatgtgttgattgtgggtataaatctctgtctgtccatagcagctaATATCAACATGACCAATGAATAGATGAAAAATCACGCAATCTTTTTAACgtgtatctccattggctgctagatgAAATGTGCTGATTTTGACCAGGTATAGTCTAGTATAGTAATATTAGACTCTGCTCGTGCTAAAACATGCATTCATACCGGCAATATTCAAAAGAACACACAACAGGCTGTACGGGAAGTTGGACGTGCTCTTTGGAATTCGCCAAATGAAATCCGTGTATGTCCCTGTTTGCTGTCTACAATACACATAAGTCCATTTTACATATGAAACCGACAGACTGACGACTTGATacagatatatttttatttctgtgctgaatGGTATCTAAATTGCACCGTTCCTGTCGGGGAGAAGTGTTTTCCTTCTCCTGAACAGCTGGGTTTTTGGAGATACGCGTTTTCCGTCTGACAGCGaggatatgtatatatgtatgttttcagtcttgtgttattaatgagtttgatgatcatttctgtattaTCTTGTGTGAGGATTGATTTGAATGTATTGTGGATATGTAgactttctttctctttttcagttgtACTTTGGGCATCCGTTTAGGATAATGTTTTATGGCCATTGGTGTTTGATGGTCTACGTAGGGTCTGGGTTCTTCTCCTAGTATTAAGTGTTGGTGTGTCAATCTGGAACGGCCTTTTCTACATCTAGTGTGGATACTTTGGTCTGTACATTttccaaaatgtatttttagttTATTCCTGACATTGGGGTGTagtgtattgtttgtttgtgtgctcCATTCAGgttgtcttttatttttaatgagtcGTTTATAAGGGGTTTGATGCCTGTTGGTGGAAGTTTAAGgttaattatttttgtacagTTCTTCCTCTTGCCAACTGGTCAGCTATTTCATTGCCCGATAGTTCATAACGCCTGGTATTCAGCATGGTCTAATATCGAACTTTTCATCTGTGAGTTCTATTATGGTGCTCTGTATCTTGATTATTGTTGGatgaagcatttacatttttggcatttaggagacTTCTATCGCTGGGTAGAAGTCTCCTAAAtgccttacagtactgtgaccgtATATTGtctaagggttaaggaccttgctcaagggcctaacggggcaacctggcagtggtggggtttgaaacagcaaccttttgattactaatccactAACTTaaacactaagctacaactgcaagAGTGTAAGCTAAAATAATGTTAATTGAAAATTGTTTTGGGTAAAGCAGAAGTGTTGGCAGAAAAGGTAACTTGGTATTCATAAAGGTTTCGAGTGCTAAAGTAAAATCAGGACAAACTAAGGCACACGTACATTCATTTAAtacctgaaaataaaaaatacactaaaatgTACATAGGACATCATTTCAGACAGCTAAAGAACATCTGGCATTTTACCTGGGCACTCGGACGGCTTCCTCCACTGTGCCGAGGCCGAGTTGCCCGCCCTCGCCGCCCCCCCATGCAAACACCTGCCCCTTTTCACTCAGTGCCAAAGAGTGGGCCTGCCCACACGCCACACTTGCAATCTTCTGGGCATCCAGCGCCCCCACCAGCTCtgtggtacacacacacaaacaaacacacacaagatgAAGAGGCTTCATGCATCACACAACATTCTGCCCATGGATTCAAATGTCATGTTTGTTTTCAAACAGGCTGCACAAGcacataaatgtattaaatgataTACTAACACTGATATAACATACAGCTAAGTAATACCTTGTATCTGCTTAGAGGTGCAATTTTTGTATGAAGcacctcaaacaaacaaaaaaaactaacaaaaaaccAAGAAACTGTTTAGTGGTTTATGtaactagtaaaaaaaaaaagtcaagccTACTGGTTGCAACAACAGCTTGGAAATTCCAGCCCTCATTGtaatcactttttttttcacttccagttgtttttttaattattatatttatgcatttttttctctcacccagtttagtcgtatctAACTACCCAGTCACACCACCTACACAGCTACAGACCCCTACTTTAACCAAGGAGGGCTGTATCTACCCTGACAGAGGAgggccaaccacttctttttacctgcctgAAAAGGGTTCACACAGAGAATCACTTACTGATCTCTATTATTGCTGCttctactagatgtgacgggaacctggcgtgtttgcaccaaaaatgtccagaacttacaatagactttatcacagactggactgaacaatgaagaactcacattatttttttgctagttataactttcagtacaattaaatttcgtgtttgtatgatttgtgtaaatcatgtttatttaaagtatcctccaggccacccaagaaggatgggggtccctgctgagtctggttcctctcaaggtttcttcctgttattttaagagagtttttccttgccactgtcgccctcggtttgctcaacaggaggtttttggtctgttggtcctggattctgtaaagttgctttgagacaatgtctattgtaaaaagcgctatataaataaatttgacctgACTTGACTATTATTCCATTTCTGTGCAGGTACCTTCAACCAACCAGTGGAGTAATGGGGAATTCCTTTATCCTGCCCTAACCTCAGACACAGCAAATTATGTCTTTTTTGAGAGCTTGAGATCCCTGCAGTGGTTAACTAGCgtgatttaccactgcaccacccgggCACTACTTCCAGTTATACttagagtttttttttctaGAAAAAGTCCAAAACAGAGACTGTACGTGCACTATTGCATGAGGCATAAAGTTTTTATACTTGTTTTTAGCTTTAATTCATCATTATATTGTGAGATTGTATGCTGTAAAACGCTGTGCCAAATTTAATATTCAGACAAATAATCCACTGTGGCAACaactaaaaagaaaataaataaatgcatttatttactgtgtcATAAACACATTCATGACACAAAATACTGAACATACATCCATTGTTGCTAAAGTAACCCATTTTTTTGGTAGCGATATTTCCTGAGTCAACTTTTGGCTCATTTTATTGATGTACTTTCTAATCTTTTCTATGTTGATCACTTGCTAAAATATACATGACCCCTGTGGCACTTTTTATTTACACCCCAGTAAAATAGAACATTATGATAACCATTGAAGATTTCCTAAATCCACTGGTTAGATCTAAATCATTACGTAACAGTATCTACTTCTTACCTGGCTTGGCTCCAGACTTCTCATGACCCAGCTGACCATGACTATTGGACCCACAAGTGTACACACTCCCATCATGCATCAGGAAGATCGAGTGTTGGGCGCCGCAGGCCACCTCTTTCAGTCCCCTTCCATCAAACACGCTGCAGCTTCGTGGCTCGAACACAGCAGCCTCTGACACGCCGAGGCCCAGCTGACCCCGAGCTGAACCGCCCCAGCACAGCATTGCCActcacaggcagacagacaggtagataaatACGGTACACGGAGTGACAGAGTGCTGTAGAGCGCTAGGCTACGTGGCCTGGCCTTCTCCCCGTCATGTGAATGGTAAGCCTGGATAAAGGATCAAACAATGAGACTGAAATTAAAAACAGACCTGCTGAAAATGGATGAGAAGGAAACATGAAAAATGGCTGTGTGTTATTGTTTCGGCCTGCAGGATAGTTTGTGTAGGTGGATTATTTGGATAAGTGAGTAAAGAAAGCTgcattgtgtgtttaaataaactcCAGCCTTACTGACTAATCTCACTAATCTCTTTCAGCACTAACTCTTCCACAACACAATCTCTTCGGCCTTCGCAGATCAGATGGATAAAGCAGGGCACTGGTCAGGTGAGAGTGCACATCGCCGTGCCAAGAGTGAGGTAAATAATTGAGCTACTATTTATCTACCTGGTAGCTTAATGCAACTCAATGGTCATTTGAAGCGTGTCCATAAACTGGAAGTGAGTatttaacaaaaacacaataacataATGAATCAAACATGGGCTGTAATTTATGTTAAACACCCTTGAATtgttgttttgtaatgacctgGCTGTGAATacagatatatactgtataacaggCAGGTCCGGACATTTGTATTTGGGTTCCTacattcctacaattcggtgccttttgtgtccccagtactgatcattgcattcattaagtacattttaaacaatacaatttgtaaacatcttactgaaataattaacacttttaaatactaaacacaatgacCCCCCCCGCCCCTCCCATGATCCCCaggtgctgtacattctgatttcgTGATGGATACatgagatttaatcatgaaaatatctcagtctttcaatactgtttaaaaggttttgcttaagtccctctaaaccttggatttgttttctttatgagtttgattttattgctgattatcagggtttttcacacgtccctcaagttgccgtccaccctgttatctcttactactgtctcttaaaatgaagagctgttttacatactgacatcatttcctggagctcacatgatctttttggagggaaaactactgtggaagatgagtggctTATTAAACTGCTCATTTTAACGTTGTTTtatccacattttatcctaaaagtcttatatagtcgaccataacatgtccaccctgttatgggatatatgagaaaaagcaatacgattcatactaaaaagcagagaattctttgtctgaattcccttttatgctagcatggttttgctcactcactagctaatggctaattttatgtcagaatgtccaccctgttatggtccaccgttacaacctaatacgtaacagggtggacgtcacagtgtaaatcaggtgcatgtgtaatttatatagctttattattcagtttggTTATAATAATGACAGAAATGTTGATATTATGCGTTTCATCATTTAAAGAATGACCTTAAGTGCAGCTGAAAGACAGAAACACAACAGTTCTGCATTTGTCCGTAACAGGGTGAACATCCTGGGTCAGAGACtgcaaaaaaagttttaataaaacctacagtttgtgtgcttgagcttgaccaatattagtttggaaaagtataacacgtcctttttataataaaacataaaaaaacaaattttacatttacattttaagcatttagcagacgcttttatccaaagcgacttacacgatgagcaattgagggttaagggccttgctcagggacccaacagtggcaacttggtggtgacggggcttgaaccggcaaccttctgtttactagtccagtaccttaaccactgagctatcacagtctttcattttcaaaaagttttacgGTCCAAATGGtcccaatcccaggaatgacccttATTATACACATTGATAAAGACAAACATGCACATTAAAGTCTTTTCAAAGTTTTAGGAGtgatcaggtggtgcagcagtaaaattcTCTAGCCCTacctttacattacatttacattttcagcatttaccagacgcttttatcaGAAGCaacgtacagtatatagtctaagcaattaggggttaagagccttgctcaagagaccaacaacctggcagtggtggggtttgaaccaatgaccttctacttactagtccagtatcttaaccactaagctacagctgccctacctCTGAGATCTGAGGGCGTCTACACGGACATAATTAGCTATGGTTGGGTGTGTTTTTGGCCAAACAGCTTGGCTTTTGTTGGGGTGCGCTAGACTCAGTGCTGGTCCCGAGCCCAATACAACAAGGAGGATTGCGTAAGGAAAagcatctggcataaaaacacaattgtaagtcacttcagatgaaagcatctgctaaatggcataACTGTAAATTTTCCACCTTGGTTAAGCATTCTGCAAATTGGGTtcatttctattctattcctaCAGGTGTGAGGCTACAACAGCCACCTCAGTGGTCAGATGCAATCCGCCTGTTACAGTTCCACGTTATGGCCGGGCAGTATGATTTTATAATCTGGAATATGTTTACCAGTAATGATTTCGCTCTGTTATTTATACTGCAGTATTCTGTAAACAGGCACTAAACACAGTACTGCTTAACGTCAGTCGAGAGCACAGAGCTGCTTTATAATCTTTTATGTGAGACAAGTACAAAAGCATGGAAGACAGAACAGAATCTAGTTTATACAGAACTCTGTCTGAACATGATCAGAGTTTGTAATCAAAACCCATCATGTCTTAAttgaaaaaaatctaataaaagccgctcaggtggcgcagcggtagcacaccagagctgggatctcaaatacatcatatcgaatctcagctctgccatccgtctgggctgagcggccacataaacgACGTTTGGGtaggggtagtagtaagccggatagggtctcctcgtttgtttgtttattttattgtttaatgccatgttaacacattggttacattcatgggaggaacattgtttttttatttatttattaatatttccaAGTCATAGTCTTTCTTGTttaaatttttgttttatttatcttcGTATGCGAGTCCTCAGTTTTATATTCGTGAATGATTGTtgggtctcctcgtaactgatgaaactacgacctctgcttgccgatcgatggcacctgcacaggggcggggaaggagtgcaGTGATCAAGGTgtttctctccatacacagggctgatccgcattagcaccCGCCTAGTGTAGGTGAAacaatgcatacggctgctgcccacgttttTCGGAGGTTCgcagggggcgtgggttagccttgttctcctcaatcagagccgggatcggcattagtggagaggaagcatgatgcaattggatgcgctaaaagtcgggagaaaaagggaagaaaatgcaaaaacaaaaataatttttgaaaaatctaataaaaagcaaaataaaacataacttttttttttacacttcaaaatgttaaaaaggttgtgatatatacagtatgataTATATAGTATAGCACAGAATTTTGGCTATAACGCTCACACCTAGTAGttgtaatgaaaatgaaatttaaaacaaaCCAGCAAGATTTCAAAGTGAAAGCATTTTCACTTATCTGAGTTTCTTCTTTCATTAAAGATAATGTGAAAAAAACAGGACTGTACAAGCTCAGCTAAAACAACCAACAGCAAAGTATCCATGATTTACAAAACAAAGTACTGATCTAAAGAAAGTCATAAAAAGCAGCTGCTACCTTGATTTTTGGTCAAAGGTCAAAAAGGTCAAAGTGAACTTTTGTCATTCAGACTATACGGCTTTTTTATACGGATTACACAACTAGGAGTGCACAGCTGAACGAGATTGCGTTTCTCAAGCTCCAATGTGGGTGCAGGTGAGATATAACTGGTGATGTATCTGGTGCCTTAACATCATCACATACTAGCTCAGCTCAGACAACCAACAGCAAAGTATCCATGATTTAGAAAACAAATTACTGATCTAATAAAAGTCATAAAAAAAGCAGCTGCTACCTTGATTTTTGACACCACTGCTTTTAAATTAGGTATGCTAGTGATTGCTGTATAATAGTCATTTTTGCTGTGTAATAGTAACTGCATTACATAGTCTACTCTCAGCCTCATCTATTCCTAACGTGCCAACCAATAACCGATGAAGAGGTCATTGTTTGATTAACAATGTCTAATAATAATGTAGTTTGCAACCACTGATGTTTGATTTCAGTCTGTACAGAGTAAAAACGctgatttgaaacacagccctGCCCAGCTTCAGTGCGCAGCTCAAACCAGTGGCATGAAAAACAGCTGGATATCCAGAACACCACAGAGGTTTTATACACTATCAAGATggtttgatctccaggaatataCATCAACACAGTCTTACTGGAATTGAATTTCAGGTGATGAGCTGACATTCATTATGAGGAGTCTGACAAAGGGAATGACAGTAGGAGTTGAGCATCATCCTCATAAGGAAggtaagagaagccatgggaggatATGACCTTAACAAGAGAGCAGGTGCAGATGAAAAACAGAAAAGGACCAAGTAGAGAACTCTGTGGGACACCAGTTGGAAGACAGTATGGAGATGATGTAAACCCCCATGACACCTGGTAAAAATGTCCAGTTAGGAACCATACAATGCCATGCTGAACCAGTTATTCCATGGTTGGAGTGC encodes:
- the LOC134315202 gene encoding probable E3 ubiquitin-protein ligase HERC3 isoform X3; translation: MLCWGGSARGQLGLGVSEAAVFEPRSCSVFDGRGLKEVACGAQHSIFLMHDGSVYTCGSNSHGQLGHEKSGAKPELVGALDAQKIASVACGQAHSLALSEKGQVFAWGGGEGGQLGLGTVEEAVRVPRLIKKLCEHRISQVMCGNQHCIALSKDGQLFTWGQNSSGQLGLGKGEPNSLSPQPLKSLSGIPLAQISAGGDHSFALSLSGAVFAWGRNSAGQLGLNDEEDRAVPCHIKFLRSQKVVYISCGEEHTAALTKDGGLFTFGNGSRGQLGHDSINNEPLPRRVLELMGTEVSQIACGRNHTLAFVPSTGLLYAFGCNAQGQLGLGTRGNVKIPMPVRNIFPRYLDTKQPGVSRIHCGGDQSFLVLSHDKCCPEDFRIINTSRSISLINKESLNSWRMKLVDNADSSITNDIILLLSSTACWNASFLDQSVLSGTRYKRCKCMRNNGSLEGIALGFQLLGCGLESQLFHAARVCHLTLSVLWLTRLSDPSFQTSWKKNFMVLYTCMCVYMTNKDITGVAREQPFLNMSTKMLLSCWHST